In Salinarimonas sp., a genomic segment contains:
- a CDS encoding ComF family protein: MDAVARPSPLRFVPPARRGVLARLADVVFPPACAACGAATADPRALCAVCWSGLAFIERPYCERLGTPFAVDVGGEILSPAAIAAPPPFARARAAVAYDGVARTLVHRLKYSDRLDLAETLGRMMLRAGREILADADLLVPVPLHPGRLWRRRYNQAAALARVVSRASGVPTDPLVLRRVKPTPTQVGLTRPQRRLNLSGALTVKKPLRPRIAGRKVILVDDVLTTGSTAEAAARVLTRAGAARVDVLAFARVVAEG; this comes from the coding sequence ATGGACGCCGTCGCCCGCCCCTCCCCGTTGCGGTTCGTCCCGCCGGCCCGGCGGGGCGTCCTCGCGCGCCTCGCGGACGTCGTCTTCCCACCGGCCTGCGCCGCCTGCGGCGCGGCGACGGCCGATCCGCGGGCCCTGTGCGCCGTCTGCTGGAGCGGGCTCGCCTTCATCGAGCGGCCCTATTGCGAGCGCCTCGGCACGCCCTTCGCGGTGGATGTCGGGGGCGAGATCCTCTCGCCCGCGGCGATCGCCGCGCCGCCGCCCTTCGCCCGCGCCCGCGCCGCGGTGGCCTACGACGGCGTGGCGCGCACCCTCGTCCACCGCCTGAAATACTCCGACCGGCTCGACCTCGCCGAGACGCTGGGGCGCATGATGCTGCGCGCCGGGCGCGAGATCCTGGCCGACGCCGACCTGCTCGTGCCGGTGCCGCTGCATCCCGGCCGCCTCTGGCGGCGACGCTACAACCAGGCCGCCGCGCTCGCCCGCGTGGTCTCCCGCGCGAGCGGCGTGCCGACGGACCCGCTCGTCCTGCGCCGGGTGAAGCCGACGCCGACCCAGGTCGGCCTCACCCGCCCGCAGCGGCGGCTCAACCTGTCCGGCGCGCTCACCGTAAAGAAGCCGCTGCGCCCGCGGATCGCCGGCCGCAAGGTGATCCTCGTCGACGACGTCCTGACCACCGGCTCCACCGCGGAAGCCGCCGCCCGCGTGCTGACCCGCGCCGGCGCCGCGCGGGTGGACGTGCTGGCTTTCGCCCGGGTGGTGGCGGAGGGGTAA
- a CDS encoding alpha-D-glucose phosphate-specific phosphoglucomutase, which translates to MSTNPAAEVVPTTPFPDQRPGTSGLRKKTPVFRTPHYVENFVQAILDGVPDKERATLVVGGDGRYLMREVVQTIVRMAAANGVARLVVGSGGLLSTPAVSCIIRKRRAAGGIVLSASHNPGGPDGDFGIKFNVSHGGPAPESVTEAIFARTEEISEYRILRTPDIDLDTWGEVRVGDTVVEIVDPVADYAALMREFVDFDAIAALFAGGFRMRFDAMSAVTGPYATAILEETLGAPAGTVVNGTPLPDFGGHHPDPNPVHNAELVALMTGPDRLDFAAASDGDGDRNMIVAPGMFVTPSDSLAILTAHAHRAPGYAAGLPGVARSMPTSRAVDRVAEALGIRAFETPTGWKFFANLLDAGLIGICGEESAGTGSVHVREKDGLWAVLLWLNVIAATGKSADALVRAHWARFGRDYYQRHDYEEVDSEAAQGLMTALREKLSGLPGTRVGGLTVAAADDFAYTDPVDGSVTKAQGVRLVFAEGARAVFRLSGTGTAGATLRVYLERYEPDPARHDRDVGEALAEVAAAAREVAEIETRTGREAPSVVT; encoded by the coding sequence ATGAGCACCAACCCCGCCGCCGAGGTCGTCCCGACCACGCCCTTCCCCGACCAGCGCCCCGGCACGTCCGGCCTGCGCAAGAAGACGCCGGTCTTCCGCACGCCGCACTATGTCGAGAATTTCGTCCAGGCGATCCTGGACGGCGTGCCGGACAAGGAGCGCGCGACCCTCGTCGTCGGCGGCGACGGCCGCTACCTGATGCGCGAGGTGGTGCAGACCATCGTCCGGATGGCCGCGGCGAACGGCGTCGCGCGCCTCGTCGTCGGCTCCGGCGGCCTGCTCTCGACCCCGGCGGTTTCCTGCATCATCCGCAAGCGCCGAGCCGCGGGCGGCATCGTGCTCTCGGCGAGCCACAATCCCGGCGGCCCGGACGGCGACTTCGGCATCAAGTTCAACGTCTCCCACGGAGGCCCGGCGCCGGAGAGCGTCACCGAGGCGATCTTCGCGCGCACCGAGGAGATCTCGGAATACCGCATCCTGCGCACGCCCGACATCGATCTCGACACCTGGGGAGAGGTCCGCGTCGGCGACACGGTGGTCGAGATCGTCGACCCCGTGGCGGACTACGCCGCCCTGATGCGGGAGTTCGTCGATTTCGACGCCATCGCCGCGCTCTTCGCCGGCGGCTTCCGCATGCGCTTCGACGCGATGAGCGCGGTGACGGGGCCCTACGCCACCGCCATCCTCGAGGAGACCCTCGGCGCGCCGGCGGGGACGGTGGTGAACGGCACGCCGCTGCCCGATTTCGGCGGGCACCATCCGGACCCGAACCCGGTGCACAACGCGGAGCTCGTCGCCCTGATGACGGGCCCGGACCGGCTCGACTTCGCCGCCGCCTCCGACGGCGACGGCGACCGCAACATGATCGTCGCGCCGGGCATGTTCGTCACGCCGAGCGATTCGCTCGCGATCCTCACCGCGCACGCGCACCGCGCCCCGGGCTACGCGGCGGGCCTGCCCGGCGTCGCGCGCTCGATGCCGACGAGCCGCGCCGTCGATCGCGTCGCCGAGGCGCTCGGCATCCGCGCCTTCGAGACGCCCACGGGCTGGAAGTTCTTCGCCAACCTCCTCGACGCGGGCCTGATCGGCATCTGCGGCGAGGAGAGCGCCGGGACGGGCTCGGTCCACGTGCGCGAGAAGGACGGGCTCTGGGCCGTCCTCCTGTGGCTGAACGTCATCGCCGCGACGGGGAAGAGCGCCGACGCGCTCGTGCGCGCGCATTGGGCCCGGTTCGGGCGGGACTACTACCAGCGCCACGACTACGAGGAGGTGGATTCCGAGGCGGCGCAAGGGCTGATGACGGCGCTGCGCGAGAAGCTGTCCGGCCTGCCGGGCACGCGCGTCGGCGGCCTCACCGTCGCGGCGGCCGACGACTTCGCCTACACCGACCCGGTCGACGGCTCGGTGACGAAGGCTCAGGGCGTGCGCCTCGTCTTCGCCGAGGGGGCACGGGCGGTGTTCCGGCTCTCGGGCACCGGCACGGCCGGGGCGACGCTGCGGGTCTATCTCGAGCGCTACGAGCCCGATCCGGCCCGCCACGACCGAGACGTCGGCGAGGCGCTGGCGGAGGTCGCCGCGGCGGCGCGGGAGGTGGCGGAGATCGAGACGCGCACGGGGCGGGAGGCGCCGAGCGTGGTGACGTGA